The region gaaaataagCTTGACACCTAGTGCCacgtcaccatggcaacagagACTGCCACAATGGCCTCGCTTCCTGTCGGCGTATATAATTACCAGCAAATGTAGGAATTACATGTGAGCGTGTGGCAGGAAAGAGTCATATGAGATGCAGATAGACCTTCAAAAGGCATACAATATATTCATAATGATCAAATGAGAGAATTTGAAATTGTGTTTGTGGGATGTTCAATACACCCAAATTTATGATCACATACAGTACATTATAGAAGGGCAATGTAAATAAATCATGTACATGAAAGGTAAAAATAGACCAGAGTGAAGTGTGGTACTATTACACAATGCTACTGAATGAAAGAATGTTGCTATGATGGtgatataaagaaaataatctttTATCCTGAAATTTGTGTGTAGAAAAAGGACTGGTTGATTTCATACCCTCTTATTTAAAAGGACATTTAGTATACATAGTGGAAAATTTACTGATAAATGTGACTGATTGagatgtacatttatttttattacatacaattgatacatatatactacacatTCTTTTGAAAAATCTGTCAATACAGATTGCATGTTTCAAAAAGAtcgcattttaaaatgtgttcagttgtatatatatatatatatatatatatatatatatatatatatatatatatatatatatatatatatatatatatatatatatatatatatatatatatatatatatatatatatatatatatatatatatatatatatatatatatatatatatatatatatatatatatatatatatatatatatatatatatatatatatatatatatatatatatatatatatatatatatatatatatatatatatatatatatatatatatatatatatatgtatatatatatatatgtatgtatatatatatatatatatatatatatatatatatatatatatatatatatatatatatatatatatatatatatatatatatatatatatatatatatatatatatatatatatatatatatatatatatatatatatatatatatatatatatatatatatatatatatatatatatatatatatatatatatatatatatatatatatatatatatatatatatatatatatatatatatatatacatatacatacatacatacatacatacatacacatatatatgctaTAAGTTATCAGCTCACAGAACATTTTGATTGTGTATAATTTTATCAATAGACATAAAATAGACATGAAGCTATGATGGAatcataattttccttttaaacatgGCGTCTTTCGCTTTGTTTTGTTGGATCAGCTGTCACGTGTTTAGGTATGTGGGGATATCCGGCTCACTGTAAATGTGTGCGTGTGccttgttgttgatgttgtggAGGGGGGAAATGCATGGACCCGAGAACCCCCTTGGTCGCCCCCCGCATCTGCATGTCATGGAACATTTGCAGAAAAGGGACCTCCCCCCCTTCAAAAGCGGGCTGCAGTGGGGAGGGAGTAGACACAACGTCCCCCGCACGGTGGTCACCCTCTCAGGTGacagcccccccaccccacggGCTGAAAGACCCCAGCACAACAAGCCTAAATTCGGCTCGGAAGAAACGATGcgccaaagaaaaaaacagcaggggtaaaaacaaataaaataaataaataaagaagatATAGCCTTACCAGATATTAGACAGCACCCCATAAAAACGTCATTGGACCACCCCGGTTCTATGGACGCACGAGACAGGAGAGGGTGGTGGTGAGGGTAGTGTCCGTGGGGGGTCGCTTTCTTTACGGGGTCGTCCGAGATGAGCGGGAACGTGTCCTGACGCCTCCTCCAAATTGTAATTCTGGCAGGCGCCACTAGGGGGAAGAAAAAGATACGCACAGCTTCGCAGTACAAAAGGCTGTTTTCCAAAAGTCGCACCCCCGCCTTCCAAAGAGAAATCAACAAATTATacacaaatgcatgtttttttccaatctacTCTCATCTACACTGATAGGGATAGACagacgtccattccatttgaactagGCGAAGCTGTTGACGATTAATCGTGGCCATGGCCACCCCTACAAATGTGTTGGCTGGTAGAAGCATTACTTAAACATTTAATCCTGTGGTTATCGTTTATAAAGCAGCACTTAGTGAAAAGGATGGCAACATTTTGTCACATTGAATTAGTTTATTATCCAGCAACGTAAACAGTGCGAGCtcctccagcttttattttgttacttcCGGTTATCGATCATATGAATTTGCATAACTTAATCCTatttaaagaacaaaataatatatttaaaataaaagcgaaaaagtatttttgagcCAAACAGTAATACGTCATTAATATTGAAATTGTATTACTAAAAAATATTCCATATTTACATGTTAATTAttatgaaaatgtatgtttatgaaTATGTGACGCCCCTTCAtataataaatcaaactcaaaaatGAAATCATACATTATTGAGAAAGGGAAGTTTTAATTCCCTAGATGAATTGCATATTTACAAGaccaaagatatatttttttattattgctgtaaacatttttaaaggaaaagtTTGTATTTCCTATGAAATTGTTGCTGAGTTCTATAGGAGACAACTTTGGGTAAAAGGCAAACTCCATCCTCGACTTTTTGCCAAGCAatcactgtgtgtagtttgcatgttctccccgggcttgcatgggttttctacaAGTActcgtttcctcccacattccaaaaccatgcagggtaggctagttgaacactctattGCCTCTAGATATAAATGTGAGTACAAATGGTtttctgtttccttgtgccttgtgattggctatcCGCCAATTCCCTGTAAGAAttaacggttcagaaaatgaaataatcattttgaaagaaaaaaaatcaaactaagATGAAAACAGACATTCATCTTTTATTTAAAGAGAcaacacactttaaaaaaaaaacaccttgtcTAAGGAGTCAAAATTAATGCGCTGGAATGTGATAGTGTGAGCACCCCCTTAAAGTAAGAAATTATCACGGGATTCCTTTTGACCTTTGTCCTTATGATTCCAAAATTGAATCACTTCTTCTGTTTCATATAACAACCATGAAgtcttagcaaaaaaaaaaccctgtctTTGTTCTTGACTAAAGGCATATGTGACCCTTGACTTAACTACTCCAAAATGCAATTATATCTTCCTTTTCTTATTACCAATATATTCTGCAGGCTTGATCatatgttcatttattgttgagaaccacaaattatttttctgaCTTCTGTGACCTAATGAACAAAACATCTAATCACCTCTTCTGTCTTCTTATTACAAAAATATCCTGCAAGTGTGATAataattgttttattcattgtgaagtaaattaaatgtattttctgacTTCCGCAACAATATGACCTCACaattttcaagtaaaaaattTCAGGTAAAAAGCAATGCATTCACCCAAACTTGATTTTCTGGCAGCTTGTGTTTTTTCTCAGCAATTCAGTGCATCGTAAGTCAGGCATCGTCTTCTACCTGGTCACTTGGCACCTGTAAGCTTGAGGGTCCAGGCCCACTGACATGGCATCTGTCTAACAGACAGCTGAGGCAggaagaccaaaagaccgctgGTGGCATCGGGCACCCATTGCAGGGGTCCGTGACCCAACAGCATCACCTAAAGTAGTTTTtggaccaaaacaaaacaaccatagagcacattttaaaatataattcccgactatcagagaaaaaaaatatcaaccaaTCAGTACCACTTCCAGGAAAACTACTGTGCAACCCAGCATTGAAATTAAACACTGCGGTGCTGCAGTCAGATGTTCAATTTTATACAGtacaactcattggctgccatgttGGCAAAacacatccaatctattttatttcattgattGTCTGTTGGCATCAAGGGCATTGAACATGATAATTGAAAGGAGTCGCAAGGGCTCACTCTCGTGGTAAGTGATAGAATTACTCAATGaaagggatgtttttttttttaggctgagGCCAATTTAGTTTTCAGCCTTTGGTcattgcgattggctgaccaccaattcaggaggTCGCCCATCTGCTGCCCGAAGTCAActaggttaggctccagcacccttcacAGCTCttatggatgaatgaatgttttctgTCACCGATTAAGACtagtaattattttttaggGTAACTTCATTTGTTGATCAATAAAGCTATGAATTGACTTGTATTACAGGCAGAAGATCACTTTTTTAGTATTTGTTTAAGtttagaacaaagaaaaaaattgaggaaACTTTTCGAACAGTAGTTTAAGGTTTGAGTTCCACCCCAAATTATTGAATAAACACGAATTAAGCACCATGaagcagtgataattttacaattggcacactgcgagtcccagggattcgcttgtctgaaaactgtgcgtcccaggaaacttgtcacgagtcccaacatactacggatgcaaataaaacataaacaacgatatataaacattcagatttaatttatttattatatggtttagggttagggtttatttatcattgtactagtctttcagctcgtagatcctcctctctttgcagccaaaagtcttttgaaatgtgcgtatttttccttgcttcccccgttttgcttcatgatcatcgatcgaatcttctgcagttcttttcttactagttgtatttttaactgcgaaataactatccagactgttttgctttttctgaaacattttttatctttcttacactattacgaaactcttgctatcgctttctctccttcgtctgctagtgtctgctagtctcgttcacgcgagaattatttcgcaaagattatgtggaataaattggtttgctatcggatataggtgttttggttgttttttttgctaaaaatttctttgcgtccgaaaaaagcacattacttgaaattgtgcgtctggaagaaaagctgtgcgtatcagacgcaggacgcagaggtaacgagaacactgcatGAAGGCGTTTTCATGCATCAGTTGATCAAATTTGAATTTTCTGGAATTGTCAATCTAAAAAGCTAACAAAACAGAGACTTCTTTTGCACTTGTAAAACAAAGCTTACCTGAGTGTGTCCTGCTTTAATCCCAGGTTCGCTAAGGAGCAAAGGCCCTTTAGCTGGCCACTCAAAGAAGAAGGCAAAAACGGTGTCCTGCCACGATTTGGCTGTGTACCAAACACCAGGAGTAACAGAATCCTTCTGGACCCTCCAGGCACTGCTGTTATAAACCGCTTCTCCATTGACCCCGAGCCATCGACCCATCTGACGTAGGCGCTCCTCAAAGATTGGTGCGATTCTTCCATCCGCCGTTGGACCCACGTTCATCAGCAGATTGCCACCGCAGGACACGGTCTCCACCAACATCTAGAAAAAGACAGTCTTACCAATTAGGTTTAAAAGACCATTTTGGACATTTACAAAAGGTACTAAATAGACCAACAGATCTTAAACCGAATGCTAGAAAATTGATTACATTATGCCCCTCATTAGTtttcagtaatccctcgaatatcacggttaatgtagaccagacatggctgcgataataGAAAAATCGCCAAGgtgggtcacccctattataactaccatttttttttcttcagtgctgagttgtagtagcaagagtggcttccacttacaATTTTCAACGACGATTTTCACATTCTTATGACTAACTTCCTTACGattttgaccctaataatgggcttttgattcatacagtatctcagaaataccacgtgcgatgatttttaatcaagattttcccttcaaagtaacacatttgtattccatactaaaaccatgaatatggagctgaaaattgtgaatcagggggcggcttatacgagagaaattgtaaaattccatCCTTCTAAGGCAATTTTAGGAGTGTGGCTTACACGCAGggttggcttatatgcgagaaaatacggtaactttgGCTAGCTTACTCAAACTGTGGTTTTGCCTGACATAGTCACCTCAACAAGCTCCTCGATGCTGAGGTAATCAGCCAGCGGTGCGTTGCGCCTGTAGCCCCATGACTTTTTGTCAATGGTCATGCAGTTTTCCCACTTGTGTGGTAACAGGTGACCCGGTTGGTAGCGGTCGGCACAGGTGTAGTAGCCCCCATGTTTGCAGATGGAGCCCAAGCCCCACCGGTCATTTGTCACCACCGTGTCCCGCACTGGACTGTGGAGTAAGAAAAATGCCAACAAAAAACTACAGACTGCAACTTCTCCagaattggttaaaaaatatctatatttacCTGTCATTATAGAGCCAGGCTAGAAACCCAGTACTGTTCCAGTAACTGTCGGGTGCATCCCCATCTCCATCTGACCACAGCACGTCTGGCTTGTACGTCATCACCAGCTGGTAGAGTTCTGGCAGGCTTTTGGCGAGGGGGAAGCGATTGGTGGAAAAGTGGTTGGCGGCGTCCTGCAGGAACA is a window of Stigmatopora nigra isolate UIUO_SnigA chromosome 13, RoL_Snig_1.1, whole genome shotgun sequence DNA encoding:
- the fuca2 gene encoding plasma alpha-L-fucosidase — encoded protein: MIALTAKFVFLWLIYLRINEAKYEPNWESIDSRPLPDWYDQAKFGIFIHWGVFSVPSFGSEWFWWYWKGQKLPSYEAFMQRNYPPGFKYQDFAPQFTAEFFDAKEWMDIFSASGAKYIVLTTKHHEGFTLWGSETSWNWNAMDVGPKRDLVAEVASALRTHTDLRLGLYHSLFEWFHPLFLQDAANHFSTNRFPLAKSLPELYQLVMTYKPDVLWSDGDGDAPDSYWNSTGFLAWLYNDSPVRDTVVTNDRWGLGSICKHGGYYTCADRYQPGHLLPHKWENCMTIDKKSWGYRRNAPLADYLSIEELVEMLVETVSCGGNLLMNVGPTADGRIAPIFEERLRQMGRWLGVNGEAVYNSSAWRVQKDSVTPGVWYTAKSWQDTVFAFFFEWPAKGPLLLSEPGIKAGHTQVMLLGHGPLQWVPDATSGLLVFLPQLSVRQMPCQWAWTLKLTGAK